A genomic window from Lotus japonicus ecotype B-129 chromosome 1, LjGifu_v1.2 includes:
- the LOC130732664 gene encoding transcription repressor OFP12-like: protein MPTTMQESESDVTRKRRSNYHNLRRLNLCFSSSTFTQPQTHPITSSSSSSSSLPQQQQHHNRPSPTTNATSSIMINNFNTTFYHHHHHTSSSSSSNQIEPEPESKPADFATAFASQRFFFSSPGRSNSIIERANTNSTAASRCNSNKSRQILDGSVAVPTYSPDPYADFLRSMQEMVEARPELLLTEEESSWEALHELLLCYLALNQKSTHKFILRAFSDLLVTVMSFSSPSSSPPPPPPPNFNLSGGGGGCKKS from the coding sequence ATGCCAACCACAATGCAGGAATCAGAATCAGATGtaacaagaaaaagaagaagcaacTATCATAATCTCAGACGCCTCAACCTATGTTTCTCCTCCTCAACTTTCACACAACCCCAAACTCATCCTataacttcttcttcttcttcttcttcttcccttcctcaacaacaacaacatcacaACCGTCCATCACCAACCACCAATGCAACCTCATCAATCATGATCAACAACTTCAACACCACtttctaccaccaccaccaccacacctcctcctcttcctcctccaacCAAATCGAACCGGAGCCCGAATCCAAACCAGCCGACTTCGCCACCGCCTTCGCCTCCCaacgcttcttcttctcctcccccGGCCGCTCCAACTCCATCATCGAACGCGCCAACACCAACTCCACCGCCGCCAGCCGCTGTAACAGCAACAAATCCAGGCAGATTCTGGACGGGAGCGTGGCGGTGCCAACCTACTCGCCGGACCCTTACGCGGACTTCCTGAGGTCCATGCAGGAGATGGTGGAGGCGCGTCCGGAGCTGTTGTTGACGGAGGAGGAGTCCAGCTGGGAAGCGTTGCACGAGCTTCTTCTCTGCTATCTTGCGCTCAACCAGAAGAGCACTCACAAGTTCATTCTTCGTGCTTTTTCTGATCTTCTCGTCACTGTCATGTcattctcttctccttcttcttctccgccgccgccgccgccgccaaatttcaatctaagcggtggtggcggtgggtgTAAGAAATCTTAG